A genomic region of Anaeromyxobacter sp. contains the following coding sequences:
- a CDS encoding FHA domain-containing protein yields the protein MSEGGGEDEGGAELGIEAPAPVAGATRVAAGVLLRWALGGGSAPVAPHLVVLARGGGERSVALAEELIVGRDHGAGLRLADPGVSRRHARLRLGEAGQATVEDLGSKNGVVLNGARLASGAVALRPGDRLVLGGTELRFVDPVEALVHGAGELAPGLVVEAGAPAAASTPAEDHAPAPGPPHRAVHAWALLAAASLLLAGASAGLAAW from the coding sequence ATGAGCGAGGGCGGGGGCGAGGACGAAGGCGGCGCTGAGCTCGGGATCGAGGCGCCAGCGCCGGTTGCGGGCGCCACCCGGGTGGCTGCGGGGGTCCTGCTGCGGTGGGCCCTGGGAGGCGGATCGGCGCCGGTGGCGCCGCACCTGGTGGTCCTCGCCCGGGGTGGTGGCGAGCGGTCCGTGGCGCTGGCCGAGGAGCTGATCGTCGGCCGGGACCACGGCGCCGGGCTGCGCCTCGCCGACCCGGGGGTGTCGCGCCGGCACGCCCGGCTCCGGCTCGGCGAGGCGGGCCAGGCCACGGTGGAGGACCTCGGCTCCAAGAACGGCGTGGTGCTCAACGGCGCGCGCCTGGCGTCCGGGGCGGTGGCGCTCCGGCCGGGCGACCGGCTGGTGCTCGGCGGGACCGAGCTCCGCTTCGTCGACCCGGTGGAGGCGCTGGTGCACGGCGCCGGGGAGCTGGCGCCTGGCCTGGTGGTCGAAGCGGGCGCGCCGGCGGCCGCGTCGACCCCGGCCGAGGACCACGCTCCGGCGCCGGGGCCGCCTCACCGGGCGGTCCACGCCTGGGCGCTCCTGGCGGCCGCCTCGCTCCTGCTGGCCGGCGCCTCGGCGGGCCTGGCGGCCTGGTGA
- a CDS encoding tetratricopeptide repeat protein encodes MLPAPLPQHPPRRRRRPPHLPPGPWALPSPRPRSLQPPPRRLATLAPPVAASPPAAPAPGAAPPAAPPSPAFAEKLAAGDRAAAAGEPRSALFLYQDAVYLDSASSEARLRLARTYATLRHPDKAEAQLRLVLEAEPGNLEARRLLDEVRNPPRPGVPGGGAPGVGAGAAAGVGPAGSGAGVGAGGAGARVYRLAPEDGAAPGFGGGLAAPPPPARAAPPAPPEPDGPSAAELYRSGLTQFAARDFALAVDSLSRALERAPELGVAHEARGSARLGLGQLREAARDYQRAAELDPDRASPLWGLAECYRQLGDRRAVEVYQRYASHGGADATPRLRELASQRAEELRNR; translated from the coding sequence TTGCTTCCGGCACCGCTGCCGCAGCATCCGCCGCGCCGGCGCCGGCGACCACCCCACCTTCCGCCGGGCCCGTGGGCGCTGCCGTCCCCTCGGCCACGCTCGCTCCAGCCGCCGCCGCGCCGCCTGGCCACCCTCGCTCCGCCGGTCGCCGCATCGCCGCCGGCCGCGCCTGCGCCTGGCGCCGCCCCGCCAGCGGCACCGCCCAGCCCGGCCTTCGCCGAGAAGCTCGCGGCGGGGGATCGCGCGGCGGCGGCGGGCGAGCCCCGCAGCGCGCTCTTCCTCTACCAGGACGCCGTCTACCTCGACTCCGCCTCGTCGGAGGCGCGCCTCCGGCTGGCGCGCACCTACGCCACCCTCCGCCACCCGGACAAGGCCGAGGCCCAGCTCCGGCTGGTGCTGGAGGCCGAGCCCGGCAACCTCGAGGCCAGGAGGCTGCTCGACGAGGTGCGGAACCCGCCGCGCCCCGGCGTGCCCGGGGGCGGGGCGCCCGGGGTGGGCGCGGGGGCCGCGGCGGGCGTCGGCCCTGCGGGGAGCGGCGCCGGGGTCGGGGCCGGCGGCGCCGGCGCCCGGGTCTACAGGCTCGCGCCCGAGGACGGGGCCGCGCCCGGCTTCGGGGGTGGACTGGCCGCCCCACCTCCACCGGCCCGGGCGGCCCCGCCCGCGCCGCCGGAGCCCGACGGCCCCAGCGCGGCGGAGCTGTACCGCTCCGGCCTGACGCAGTTCGCGGCGCGCGACTTCGCCCTGGCGGTGGACAGCCTGAGCCGGGCGCTGGAGCGGGCCCCGGAGCTCGGGGTGGCCCACGAGGCGCGTGGCAGCGCGCGCCTCGGGCTCGGCCAGCTGCGCGAGGCGGCGCGCGACTACCAGCGCGCCGCCGAGCTCGATCCCGACCGGGCCTCCCCGCTCTGGGGGCTGGCCGAGTGCTACCGGCAGCTCGGCGACCGGCGCGCCGTGGAGGTGTACCAGCGCTACGCCTCCCACGGCGGCGCCGACGCCACCCCGCGGCTCCGGGAGCTGGCGAGCCAGCGGGCCGAGGAGCTGCGCAACCGCTGA
- a CDS encoding adenylosuccinate synthase, with product MPNVVVVGAQWGDEGKGKIVDLLTSHADVVVRFQGGNNAGHTLVVDGEKTVLHLIPAGILHPGKSCVIGNGVVLDPAVFVMEIDRLKQKGFLKDDAQLVLSLDAHVIMPWHKQIDVAREAAAGAGKIGTTGRGIGPTYEDKVARRGLRVRDLLDEARLARKVKERVQQAREELKRLGAPSELDEAAIVREHALLGKRLAVYATDVSLWLHRALKAGKQLLFEGAQGTMLDVDHGTYPFVTSSNTVAGNAVVGCGLGPRAVDYVLGITKAYSTRVGGGPYPTELKDETGERLRKIGNEFGATTGRPRRCGWLDMLALRFAARVNGLDGLAITKLDCLTGFETLKIAVGYKIDGKVMDEMPSDPELLERAEAVYEELPGFTEKVDGLRDFEAFPKNAKAYVRRVEALSGVKVMGLSVGADRGETIILENPFRR from the coding sequence ATGCCGAACGTCGTGGTCGTCGGAGCCCAGTGGGGCGACGAGGGCAAGGGGAAGATCGTCGACCTCCTCACCTCGCACGCCGACGTGGTGGTCCGCTTCCAGGGAGGGAACAACGCCGGCCACACGCTGGTGGTGGACGGCGAGAAGACCGTCCTGCACCTCATCCCGGCCGGCATCCTCCACCCGGGCAAGTCCTGCGTCATCGGCAACGGCGTGGTGCTCGACCCGGCCGTCTTCGTGATGGAGATCGACCGGCTCAAGCAGAAGGGCTTCCTGAAGGACGACGCCCAGCTGGTGCTCTCGCTGGACGCCCACGTCATCATGCCGTGGCACAAGCAGATCGACGTGGCCCGCGAGGCGGCCGCCGGCGCCGGCAAGATCGGCACCACCGGCCGCGGCATCGGCCCGACCTACGAGGACAAGGTGGCGCGGCGTGGCCTGCGGGTCCGCGACCTGCTCGACGAGGCCCGGCTGGCCCGCAAGGTGAAGGAGCGGGTCCAGCAGGCCCGCGAGGAGCTGAAGCGGCTGGGCGCGCCGTCGGAGCTCGACGAGGCGGCCATCGTCCGGGAGCACGCGCTGCTCGGCAAGCGGCTGGCGGTCTACGCCACCGACGTGTCGCTCTGGCTCCACCGCGCCCTCAAGGCCGGCAAGCAGCTCCTCTTCGAGGGGGCCCAGGGCACCATGCTGGACGTGGACCACGGCACCTACCCGTTCGTCACCTCCTCCAACACGGTGGCCGGCAACGCGGTGGTGGGCTGTGGCCTCGGGCCTCGCGCCGTGGACTACGTGCTCGGCATCACCAAGGCCTACTCGACCCGGGTGGGCGGCGGCCCGTACCCCACCGAGCTGAAGGACGAGACCGGCGAGCGGCTGCGCAAGATCGGCAACGAGTTCGGGGCCACCACCGGCCGCCCCCGCCGCTGCGGCTGGCTCGACATGCTGGCGCTGCGCTTCGCCGCCCGCGTCAACGGCCTGGACGGCCTGGCCATCACCAAGCTCGACTGCCTGACCGGCTTCGAGACGCTGAAGATCGCGGTCGGGTACAAGATCGACGGCAAGGTGATGGACGAGATGCCCTCGGATCCGGAGCTGCTGGAGCGGGCCGAGGCGGTCTACGAGGAGCTGCCCGGCTTCACCGAGAAGGTGGACGGGCTGCGCGACTTCGAGGCCTTCCCGAAGAACGCCAAGGCCTACGTGCGGCGGGTCGAGGCGCTCTCCGGCGTGAAGGTGATGGGGCTGTCGGTGGGCGCCGACCGCGGCGAGACCATCATCCTCGAGAACCCGTTCCGGCGCTGA
- the hisZ gene encoding ATP phosphoribosyltransferase regulatory subunit, which translates to MLDLSLPTGLRDLLPDHSAHLAELSSRLQEVFAGFGYRRLFLPTLERLEVVERGLSRAALADVMKFVEPGSGEVVAIRPDITPQIARLYAARPDALPAPARLCYDGPVLRAREARAGRPREVYQAGVELLGAGGPRADAEALVVLRQSLATVGLSDAVIEVGHARFAAAALEAAGLSGPAQEEAWLALARKDGGALERLARRARGATAARAALAELAGLYGDGALTRARAFARRVPACAPALAEVEAALRLARRKGLGEVAVDLGEARGLGYYTGLTFAGYAPGAGAAVAAGGRYDELLARFGRPGPAIGFAVDLEFATQALERQAKAPRRRAARR; encoded by the coding sequence ATGCTCGACCTGTCGCTGCCCACCGGCCTGCGGGACCTGCTGCCCGACCACTCGGCCCACCTGGCCGAGCTCTCCAGCCGCCTGCAGGAGGTCTTCGCCGGCTTCGGCTACCGCCGGCTCTTCCTGCCGACCCTGGAGCGCCTCGAGGTGGTGGAGCGCGGCCTGTCGCGGGCGGCGCTGGCCGACGTCATGAAGTTCGTCGAGCCCGGCTCGGGCGAGGTGGTGGCCATCCGGCCCGACATCACCCCGCAGATCGCCCGGCTCTACGCGGCGCGGCCCGACGCCCTGCCGGCGCCGGCGCGGCTCTGCTACGACGGGCCGGTGCTGCGGGCCCGCGAGGCGCGCGCCGGCCGGCCGCGCGAGGTCTACCAGGCCGGCGTGGAGCTGCTGGGCGCCGGCGGCCCCCGGGCCGACGCCGAGGCGCTGGTGGTGCTGCGCCAGTCGCTGGCCACGGTGGGCCTGAGCGACGCCGTCATCGAGGTGGGCCACGCCCGCTTCGCCGCCGCCGCGCTGGAGGCGGCCGGCCTGTCCGGCCCGGCGCAGGAGGAGGCCTGGCTGGCGCTGGCCCGCAAGGACGGCGGGGCGCTGGAGCGGCTGGCCCGACGGGCGCGCGGCGCCACCGCGGCGAGGGCGGCGCTGGCCGAGCTGGCCGGCCTGTACGGCGACGGAGCCCTGACCCGGGCCCGGGCCTTCGCCCGCCGGGTGCCGGCCTGCGCGCCGGCGCTGGCCGAGGTGGAGGCGGCGCTCCGGCTGGCCCGCCGGAAGGGGCTGGGCGAGGTGGCGGTGGACCTGGGCGAGGCCCGCGGGCTCGGCTACTACACCGGGCTGACCTTCGCCGGCTACGCGCCGGGGGCCGGGGCCGCGGTGGCGGCGGGTGGGCGCTACGACGAGCTGCTGGCCCGCTTCGGGCGGCCCGGCCCCGCCATCGGCTTCGCGGTGGACCTGGAGTTCGCCACCCAGGCGCTGGAGCGCCAGGCCAAGGCGCCGCGCCGGCGCGCCGCCAGGCGGTAG
- a CDS encoding phosphoglycerate dehydrogenase → MFRVLVSDDLSTEAVQILRDAGLEVDVKVGLKAEALEAIIGDYEGLAVRSATKVTARLLEKATRLRVVGRAGVGVDNVDLEAATRRGVVVMNTPGGSSTAVAELALAMILSLFRHVAAATASVKAGRWEKKKFQGRELAGKTLGVVGIGNIGSILVDRCRAMKMKVVAYDPFISPEAAARLGVTLTDLEGVWREADAISLHVPLTDQTRNLVDAAALARMKPGAVLVNCARGGIVDEVALAAALASGHLGGAALDVFDPEPPPAGHPLLALDNVVLTPHLGASTEEAQVAVAVAVAEQMAQYLKAGEVTNAINVPSLPKEVLAALGPYLPLAETLGALAGQLLPAGPTEVVVSVAGELASAPTRALANRALVGLLRHVLDTPVNEVSAPSAARERGLVLREERVAEAVDYASLLTVTVRGQGGEVSVAGTVYGKSEARLVRLNGFRLEAVPAGLVILCENDDAPGVVGNLGTTLGAAGVNIARISLSRLDDRTRAFAFLNVDSVPEPAVLDRVRALPHVRTVKAITL, encoded by the coding sequence ATGTTCCGGGTCCTGGTCTCAGACGACCTCTCCACCGAGGCGGTCCAGATCCTCCGCGACGCCGGCCTGGAGGTCGACGTCAAGGTCGGCCTGAAGGCCGAGGCGCTGGAGGCCATCATCGGCGACTACGAGGGGCTGGCCGTCCGCAGCGCCACCAAGGTGACGGCCCGCCTGCTGGAGAAGGCCACCCGCCTCAGGGTGGTGGGGCGGGCCGGCGTGGGCGTGGACAACGTGGACCTGGAGGCGGCCACCCGCCGCGGCGTGGTGGTGATGAACACCCCGGGCGGCTCCTCCACGGCGGTGGCCGAGCTGGCCCTGGCGATGATCCTGTCGCTGTTCCGCCACGTGGCCGCCGCCACCGCCAGCGTCAAGGCCGGCAGGTGGGAGAAGAAGAAGTTCCAGGGGCGCGAGCTGGCCGGCAAGACGCTGGGGGTGGTGGGCATCGGCAACATCGGCTCCATCCTGGTGGACCGCTGCCGCGCCATGAAGATGAAGGTGGTGGCCTACGACCCCTTCATCTCGCCGGAGGCCGCCGCCCGGCTGGGCGTGACGCTCACCGACCTGGAGGGGGTGTGGCGCGAGGCCGACGCCATCTCGCTGCACGTGCCCCTCACCGACCAGACCCGCAACCTGGTCGACGCCGCCGCCCTGGCCAGGATGAAGCCGGGGGCGGTGCTGGTGAACTGCGCCCGCGGCGGCATCGTCGACGAGGTGGCCCTGGCGGCCGCGCTGGCGTCCGGCCACCTGGGCGGCGCGGCGCTGGACGTCTTCGACCCCGAGCCCCCGCCGGCCGGCCACCCGCTCCTGGCGCTCGACAACGTGGTGCTCACCCCGCACCTGGGCGCCTCCACCGAGGAGGCCCAGGTGGCGGTGGCGGTGGCGGTGGCCGAGCAGATGGCGCAGTACCTCAAGGCGGGCGAGGTGACCAACGCCATCAACGTACCCAGCCTGCCCAAGGAGGTGCTGGCCGCCCTGGGCCCGTACCTGCCGCTGGCCGAGACCCTGGGCGCCCTGGCCGGGCAGCTCCTGCCGGCCGGTCCCACCGAGGTGGTGGTGTCGGTGGCCGGCGAGCTGGCCTCGGCGCCGACCCGGGCGCTGGCCAACCGGGCGCTGGTGGGGCTGCTGCGCCACGTCCTCGACACCCCGGTCAACGAGGTGAGCGCCCCCAGCGCGGCCAGGGAGCGCGGCCTGGTGCTGCGCGAGGAGCGGGTGGCCGAGGCGGTGGACTACGCCAGCCTGCTCACCGTGACGGTGCGGGGGCAGGGCGGCGAGGTGAGCGTGGCCGGCACGGTCTACGGCAAGTCCGAGGCGCGGCTGGTGCGGCTCAACGGCTTCCGGCTCGAGGCGGTGCCGGCCGGCCTGGTCATCCTCTGCGAGAACGACGACGCCCCGGGGGTGGTGGGCAACCTGGGCACCACGCTGGGCGCCGCCGGCGTCAACATCGCCCGCATCTCGCTCTCCCGCCTCGACGACCGGACGCGGGCCTTCGCCTTCCTGAACGTGGACTCCGTGCCCGAGCCGGCCGTGCTGGACCGGGTGCGGGCCCTGCCGCACGTCCGCACCGTCAAGGCCATCACGCTGTAG
- a CDS encoding TetR/AcrR family transcriptional regulator has translation MTAPRPQRAPPHRVAADAAEPEKRRAILHAAVRVFAEKGYHGCRIADVARAAGVAYGLVYHYFKNKDELLESVFAEQWTILINALRAIDEGPGTSEEKIAGVCGFVLDVYKTAPTAVRVLILEVTRTPNALRAGSTPQTFAAAVGILADLVRRGQAAGELRADVEPVVAAAAVLGALEMTLTGLVMGLVRPPEPSEDELDAVKAQLVGLLLSGLRAPGR, from the coding sequence GTGACCGCCCCGCGCCCGCAGAGAGCCCCGCCGCACCGCGTCGCCGCCGACGCCGCCGAGCCGGAGAAGCGCCGCGCCATCCTGCACGCCGCGGTGCGGGTCTTCGCGGAGAAGGGCTACCACGGCTGCCGCATCGCCGACGTGGCGCGCGCCGCCGGCGTGGCCTACGGGCTCGTCTACCACTACTTCAAGAACAAGGACGAGCTGCTCGAGAGCGTCTTCGCCGAGCAGTGGACCATCCTCATCAACGCCCTCAGGGCCATCGACGAGGGGCCGGGCACCTCCGAGGAGAAGATCGCCGGGGTGTGCGGCTTCGTGCTGGACGTCTACAAGACGGCGCCGACGGCGGTGCGGGTGCTCATCCTGGAGGTGACCCGCACGCCCAACGCGCTGCGGGCCGGCTCGACTCCCCAGACCTTCGCGGCGGCGGTGGGCATCCTGGCCGACCTGGTGCGGCGCGGGCAGGCGGCCGGCGAGCTGCGCGCCGACGTCGAGCCGGTGGTGGCCGCGGCCGCCGTGCTGGGCGCGCTGGAGATGACCCTGACCGGCCTGGTGATGGGCCTGGTGCGGCCGCCCGAGCCGTCGGAGGACGAGCTCGACGCCGTCAAGGCGCAGCTGGTCGGCCTGCTGCTGTCCGGGCTGCGCGCGCCGGGGCGCTGA
- a CDS encoding LPS-assembly protein LptD encodes MLLPLAALLAAGLLAATPVPGGDGAVRVEAGSAAYDVAGGTYRLEGGVVISRGVVRLRARSARWDPRSSTVEAAGDVLLTDATRAVAAEGLHAVLDGDFEASGVVVYLKRGPTDLSAAADAAAAGRCGANALVARADRITGTAAGEVGPVQLTGVRLTLCDCPAGPPSWELRADRAVVHPGERVELTWPVVYVTPRFLLLERPVPVFTFPWVALPLGERVTGLLATELGTTGPTGFTLGQPVYVTLGPAADLTATPRWHFGRRRAQVAAGDPAVRGPGASLELRWTPTPEAAGRLKADLAWDLDDEEELGPVDGAAGASGLRLALSGGWAQRLSPRATLRADLDLVGDPLHVRDFTPDVLQRDATTRRSALQVSGRGQDLVLDLSAAWLQPVARDGSLAACAGGDTGCQGGLFGGGLPAFQRWPALAATLLPTALAGPLRLSGRAGLARFAPPGGATSDGGADGLGPGDRGWTRDAADPTELDGRWQVGERRALTRLETRAELAAPFTVGGVLSLIPSLQGAAQGALADGEGQVVTAGWGRARLGAGTTLARRFGGLRHLVQPRLDWSLTSGVAGGRAETFAADGLDRGPATPAGAAAAFAGARLAAAAPPGLSHQLRLALATRLSRGEVELVRAEVGQEVDLGRGTLAEAWLSAAAAGGPLTAEADLRLWTAGRPAGAPVSAGGSWLDAFSEVRLALALADGRGDSLRAGLLAVGAGGSGRLGAGQDVLFDGRVAPVDALATATLGATLQLGPAALRYDVRLPGRTAQVAACQGSGTRLVGPWDAQQHVAGVEWDSPCRCFRVQAALRVDGCGDLGGSVMLDLGRAAGLGGR; translated from the coding sequence GTGCTGCTCCCGCTCGCCGCCCTGCTCGCGGCCGGGCTCCTCGCCGCCACCCCCGTCCCGGGCGGCGATGGGGCGGTCCGCGTCGAGGCCGGCTCCGCCGCCTACGACGTGGCGGGCGGCACCTACCGGCTCGAGGGCGGCGTGGTCATCAGCCGCGGCGTGGTGCGGCTGCGCGCCCGCTCGGCCCGATGGGACCCGCGCAGCAGCACGGTGGAGGCGGCCGGCGACGTCCTGCTCACCGACGCCACCCGGGCCGTGGCGGCCGAGGGGCTGCACGCCGTGCTGGACGGCGACTTCGAGGCCAGCGGGGTGGTGGTCTACCTCAAGCGCGGCCCGACCGACCTGTCGGCCGCGGCCGACGCGGCGGCGGCGGGCCGCTGCGGCGCCAACGCCCTGGTGGCGCGGGCCGATCGCATCACCGGCACGGCCGCCGGCGAGGTCGGGCCGGTCCAGCTCACCGGCGTGCGGCTCACGCTGTGCGACTGCCCGGCCGGGCCGCCCTCCTGGGAGCTGCGGGCCGATCGGGCCGTGGTCCACCCGGGCGAGCGCGTCGAGCTGACCTGGCCGGTGGTCTACGTGACGCCCCGCTTCCTCCTGCTGGAGCGGCCGGTCCCGGTGTTCACCTTCCCGTGGGTGGCGCTGCCGCTCGGGGAGCGGGTCACCGGCCTGCTGGCCACCGAGCTCGGGACCACCGGCCCCACCGGCTTCACCCTGGGCCAGCCGGTCTACGTCACCCTGGGGCCGGCCGCCGACCTGACGGCCACGCCCCGCTGGCACTTCGGTCGGCGCCGCGCCCAGGTGGCGGCGGGCGACCCGGCGGTGCGCGGGCCCGGGGCGTCCCTGGAGCTGCGCTGGACGCCCACCCCGGAGGCGGCCGGGCGGCTGAAGGCCGATCTGGCCTGGGATCTCGACGACGAGGAGGAGCTGGGGCCGGTGGATGGCGCGGCCGGCGCCAGCGGGCTGCGGCTGGCGCTGTCCGGCGGCTGGGCCCAGCGGCTCTCGCCGCGCGCCACCCTGCGCGCCGACCTCGACCTGGTGGGAGATCCGCTGCACGTGCGCGACTTCACCCCGGACGTGCTGCAGCGAGACGCCACCACCCGCCGCTCGGCCCTGCAGGTCTCCGGCCGGGGCCAGGACCTGGTGCTGGACCTCTCCGCCGCCTGGCTCCAGCCGGTGGCGCGCGACGGCAGCCTGGCGGCCTGCGCCGGCGGCGACACCGGCTGCCAGGGCGGCCTCTTCGGCGGCGGTTTGCCGGCCTTCCAGCGCTGGCCCGCGCTGGCGGCCACCCTCCTGCCCACGGCGCTGGCCGGGCCGCTGCGGCTCTCCGGCCGGGCCGGCCTGGCCCGCTTCGCCCCGCCCGGCGGCGCCACCTCCGACGGCGGCGCCGACGGCCTCGGGCCGGGCGACCGCGGCTGGACCCGGGACGCCGCCGATCCCACCGAGCTGGACGGGCGCTGGCAGGTGGGGGAGCGGCGGGCGCTCACCCGCCTCGAGACCCGCGCCGAGCTGGCCGCTCCGTTCACCGTGGGTGGGGTGCTCTCGCTGATCCCGTCGCTGCAGGGCGCCGCGCAGGGCGCGCTCGCCGACGGCGAGGGCCAGGTGGTGACCGCCGGGTGGGGCCGGGCGCGGCTCGGCGCCGGGACCACGCTGGCGCGCCGCTTCGGCGGGCTGCGCCACCTGGTCCAGCCCAGGCTCGACTGGTCGCTCACCTCGGGGGTGGCGGGCGGGCGGGCCGAGACCTTCGCCGCCGACGGCCTGGACCGCGGGCCGGCCACCCCGGCCGGCGCCGCCGCGGCCTTCGCCGGGGCGCGCCTGGCCGCGGCCGCCCCGCCGGGACTGTCGCACCAGCTGCGGCTGGCCCTGGCCACCCGGCTGTCCCGCGGCGAGGTGGAGCTGGTGCGGGCCGAGGTGGGGCAGGAGGTGGACCTCGGGCGCGGCACGCTGGCCGAGGCCTGGCTCTCGGCGGCCGCCGCCGGCGGTCCGCTCACCGCCGAGGCCGACCTGCGCCTCTGGACCGCCGGGCGCCCGGCCGGCGCGCCGGTCTCCGCGGGCGGCTCCTGGCTGGACGCCTTCTCCGAGGTGCGCCTGGCCCTGGCGCTGGCCGACGGCCGCGGCGACTCGCTCAGGGCCGGCCTGCTGGCGGTGGGCGCGGGCGGCTCCGGGCGCCTGGGCGCGGGCCAGGACGTGCTCTTCGACGGCCGCGTCGCGCCGGTGGACGCCCTGGCCACGGCCACCCTGGGGGCCACGCTCCAGCTCGGCCCGGCGGCGCTGCGCTACGACGTCCGGCTGCCCGGCCGCACCGCCCAGGTGGCCGCCTGCCAGGGCTCGGGCACCAGGCTGGTGGGCCCCTGGGACGCCCAGCAGCACGTGGCCGGGGTGGAGTGGGACTCGCCGTGCCGCTGCTTCCGCGTCCAGGCGGCGCTCAGGGTGGACGGCTGCGGTGACCTGGGCGGCTCGGTGATGCTCGATCTGGGCCGCGCCGCCGGGCTGGGCGGGCGCTGA
- a CDS encoding acetyl-CoA carboxylase carboxyltransferase subunit beta, with product MAWFSKEKKLKSKATTPDAPPPAAKKGEGIWNKCDGCGEVVAKSEWTKNWNVCPLCGHHDMLLAARRFEMLLDPGTWQELDTDLTPQDPLGFTDAKKYKDRLKSTYKATGLRDAFISGVGSIGGTPVSLGSFAFEFMGGSMGSVVGEKVARVIDRAYERQIPCIVFSSSGGARMQEGIFSLMQMAKTSAALNRFRTVRKPYVSVMLHPTTGGVAASFAWLGDVIIAEPKALIGFAGPRVIEQTIREKLPPGFQRSEFLLEHGMIDAIVPRGEMRDRLAQILALLG from the coding sequence ATGGCCTGGTTCTCGAAGGAGAAGAAGCTCAAGTCGAAGGCGACCACGCCCGACGCCCCGCCCCCGGCCGCCAAGAAGGGCGAGGGGATCTGGAACAAGTGCGACGGCTGCGGCGAGGTGGTGGCCAAGTCGGAGTGGACCAAGAACTGGAACGTCTGCCCGCTCTGCGGCCACCACGACATGCTGCTGGCCGCGCGCCGCTTCGAGATGCTGCTCGACCCGGGCACCTGGCAGGAGCTCGACACCGACCTGACGCCGCAGGACCCGCTCGGCTTCACCGACGCCAAGAAGTACAAGGACCGCCTCAAGTCCACCTACAAGGCCACCGGCCTGCGCGACGCCTTCATCTCCGGGGTGGGCAGCATCGGCGGCACGCCGGTCTCGCTGGGCAGCTTCGCCTTCGAGTTCATGGGCGGCTCGATGGGCTCGGTGGTGGGTGAGAAGGTGGCCCGGGTCATCGACCGCGCCTACGAGCGACAGATCCCCTGCATCGTCTTCAGCTCCAGCGGCGGCGCGCGCATGCAGGAGGGCATCTTCTCGCTGATGCAGATGGCCAAGACCTCGGCGGCGCTCAACCGCTTCCGCACCGTGCGCAAGCCCTACGTCTCGGTCATGCTGCACCCCACCACCGGCGGGGTGGCGGCCTCCTTCGCCTGGCTGGGCGACGTGATCATCGCCGAGCCCAAGGCCCTGATCGGCTTCGCCGGCCCGCGCGTCATCGAGCAGACCATCCGCGAGAAGCTGCCGCCGGGGTTCCAGCGCTCCGAGTTCCTGCTGGAGCACGGCATGATCGACGCCATCGTGCCGCGCGGCGAGATGCGCGACCGGCTGGCCCAGATCCTGGCGCTGCTCGGGTAG
- a CDS encoding 3',5'-cyclic-nucleotide phosphodiesterase, whose protein sequence is MKLRVLGCSGGELPRHKTTCFLLDGRVALDAGALTSSLSLEELLRVDDVVLSHSHFDHVKDVPLLADLLVGRRTTPVRVHASTECARTLRDSVFNDRLWPDFTRIPSPARPVLELRPFAPTRPFKAGTLTFRPVPVCHPVESVGFVVSDGRSELAISGDTGPTVAFWKKVNATRKLRALLVEVSFPNDLQGLADVSGHLTPNTLATELAKLDRNGFPVLLYHLKPAYAAALRREVAALKLPGVRILAVGDQFTL, encoded by the coding sequence GTGAAGCTCCGCGTCCTGGGCTGCTCCGGCGGCGAGCTGCCCCGCCACAAGACCACCTGCTTCCTGCTCGACGGCCGGGTGGCGCTCGACGCCGGCGCGCTCACCTCGTCCCTCTCCCTGGAGGAGCTGCTCCGGGTGGACGACGTGGTGCTGAGCCACAGCCACTTCGACCACGTCAAGGACGTGCCGCTGCTGGCCGACCTGCTGGTGGGCCGGCGCACCACGCCGGTGCGGGTGCACGCCTCCACCGAGTGCGCCCGCACGCTGCGCGACAGCGTCTTCAACGACCGGCTCTGGCCGGACTTCACCCGCATCCCCAGCCCGGCCCGGCCGGTGCTGGAGCTCCGGCCCTTCGCCCCCACCCGGCCCTTCAAGGCCGGCACGCTCACCTTCCGCCCGGTCCCGGTCTGCCACCCGGTGGAGTCGGTGGGCTTCGTGGTCTCCGACGGCCGGTCCGAGCTGGCCATCTCCGGCGACACCGGCCCCACCGTGGCCTTCTGGAAGAAGGTCAACGCCACCCGCAAGCTGCGCGCGCTGCTGGTGGAGGTCTCCTTCCCCAACGACCTGCAGGGGCTGGCCGACGTCTCCGGCCACCTCACCCCCAACACCCTGGCGACCGAGCTCGCCAAGCTCGACCGGAACGGCTTCCCGGTGCTGCTCTACCACCTGAAGCCTGCCTACGCCGCCGCGCTGCGCCGGGAGGTGGCCGCCCTGAAGCTCCCGGGCGTCCGCATCCTGGCCGTCGGCGACCAGTTCACGCTCTAG